ACTTCTTATCAGCGTCGTTTGTCCGATGCGGATATGTCCTCCTTCGAGCAGTGGGTGCAGACCTTTTCCGAGTTGCGTCAGGGTTGAAGCGGGGGATGAATCTCGGAGTCCCGCGTTATCACGCCTTCTCTCCATGCGCGTAGCGAGCGCCACTCAAGCCACATGATTAAAATTGAAGTTTCGCGGGCCATGCAAAACAAAATCCGCAAGGGCTGGCCCTGGGTGTTCGACTACCAGATTGTCCAGCAAAGCGGTCGGGGAGTGGCGGGCGATCTTGGCGTGGTCTACGATTCGCAAAACAAATTCCTCGCCATCGGTTTGTACGATCCTGATTCGCCGCTTCGGTTGAGCATCCTGCAAAGCCGCAAACCGACCTCTATCGACGCCGCATTTTTCCGCCGTCAACTGCAAACAGCACGAGAGCGACGCCTGCCTTTACTCGAACAGGAAACGAACGGCTGTCGCTGGATTCATGGCGAGGGAGACGGTTTTCCCGGGCTGGTTTTGGACGGTTACGCAGACACGGGCGTTTTGAAAATCTACTCCGCCGCCTGGTTCCCTCACATGGAAACCTTGCGATCTTTGATCGAAGAGATTTTTAAATTCAAACGATGCGTTCTGCGTTTGAGCCGCAATCTTCAAGACAGGGAATCCCTGTCGAAATACGACTTCATTGAAGGGCAGATGTTATTCGGTCCGGCGGTTCAGGGGGCTGTGCTGTTCAAGGAAAACGGGCTGGTCTTCGAGTGCGATCCGGTGAGAGGACAGAAGACGGGTTTTTTTCTCGACCAGAGGGACAATCGCGCGCGCGTGAAACAGTTGGCGAAAGGCAAGAGCGTGTTGAATGTGTTCAGTTATTCCGGCGCATTTTCCGTCTATGCCTTTTCCGGCGATTGCCGATCGGTTTTGGAAATTGATTTGAACCGTTTCGCGCTGGATGCGTCGCGGCGAAACTGCTTGCATAATTTTGACGAGTCTATTCTCAAGGCGAAAGGTTTAGAGCAGATGGAGGGAGACGCTTACGAGGCTTTGAGTGAGTTGCAGGCGCAGAAGCGGACTTTTGATTTGGTGATACTGGACCCGCCAGCTTTCGCTCGCAGTAAATCCCAGGCGCCCAAAGCGCTGGCGGCTTATTCACGACTGTCTCAACTGGGTTGCGCCGTGACGGCTCCTGGAGGCGTCTTGATTGCGGCTTCATGCTCGAAGCCAGTCGGGGGTGACGAATTCTTTCAAGCGGTGTTGAACGGAGCCGAGGGACGCGTGACGGCGGAATTAGAGCGTACAGGGCATGCTCTGGACCATCCGGCGCCCTTTGCCGAATGCGAGTATCTCAAAGCGATTTATCTGAAGCTATCCTGAGGGGGAAAGAAAGGCCTGAACGAAGCCGGTCTTTAAAATCGGATTTTCACAAGGCGGTCTGTCTAAAGATTTCTTAAGGGAGGGAAGAAAGGCCTGAATGAACCCGGTCTTGAAAGAATTGGGGCGCTGAAACGAAAGACGGGGTTTTTAATTCCATTGTTACAAACTCCAACGGCGCCTTGCCGATTGTAAAATAAGCAGAGACGCCGTTGGGAATTTTCAGGGTGTTTTCTTTTTTGGAGCTGCCTTTTTTTTCGCGGCTTTTTTCTTCACGGCTTTTTTCTTCGGAGCCGCTTTCTTTACCGCTTTTTTCTTCACGGCCTTTTTCTTCGGAGCCGCTTTCTTTGCCGCTTTTTTCTTCACGGCTTTTTTCTTCGGAGCCGCTTTTTTCGCGGCTTTTTTCTTCACGGCTTTTTTCTTCGGAGCCGCTTTCTTTGCCGCTTTTTTCTTCACGACTTTTTTCTTCGGAGCCGCTTTCTTCTTTACGGCTTTCTTTTTTGGAGCTGCTTTTTTCTTCGCTGCTTTTTTCTTGGTTGCCATCAAGATCTCCTTTTAAATATTCGGTGTTCGTTTCAGCGCCCAAATATTTAAAAAATATTTTATGCGATACCCATTTAATGTCAAGAAAATATTCTTTGATTTAGTTTTGAAAACGGCGCTTGCGCGTGCGTTTTTTTTATTTAAAATAAATTTTTATGATTACCTTTAAAATTTTAGAAGAAGAAAAAAAAATACTGCATGGAACGAGCCTTCGGGAAAGCTATGCCCAGAGCGGCTCAACTCGACGTTATAAAAAAATCGATTCGGACGCGCCGCGTTTAGCTAAACAACGCGAATCTTTTTGCAATGACATTTACGATGCAAAAAGGGGAACATTTTTTTTGATGAAACAAGTGCATGGAGATGCGATTTATTTTTTAAAAAATGAAGACAACGACCCGATGGCAACGCGTGAAATTTGCGCCGACGCGATCGTAACGCATCTTGTTGAACGACCGGTCGGCGTGTTGACCGCCGATTGCATTCCGGTTCTTGTCTTCGATCCGAAGCTTAAAATTTGCGCGGCGATTCATGCGGGGCGCAAGGGAAGCGGCTTGCGTATTTTTTATAAAACCGTTCGCGCTATGCAAAAAGAATATGGATGCGCGTCGAAGAGTTTGATCGCCGCTATCGGACCGGGAATCTGCGGCGCGTGTTACGAAGTTGAGGAGGATTGTCTGCAGGCGTTCAAGGATAACTTTGACGACTGGACGCGTTTGGCGAAACGACAGACTAATGGAAAATTTCTTCTGGATCTGGTTCAGGCCAATCGCGAGGATGCGCTGGAGGCCGGGATTCTGGAAGATCGTCTTTCTCTTTCCGGTCATTGCACCGCGTGTCGAACCGACATGTTTTATTCCTATCGAAAGGAAGGCGCAACGGGGCGTTTGCTGACAGCGGCGATGTTGTTGACGGATTAGGCGCTTGTAGCATTGCGGATATTGATTGCCGAATACTATCCTGCGCAGAACGGATAGTCGACCTTTATCGAGTGAAGATTGAGGTTGCTTATCCGGCTTCAAACTCGTAATAATTCATATAACATTCCTGAACCTACCTATTAATAATGAACGAGTCATCACAAAGCAACGCATCGACGGGATCTCCGTTTCCTGTGGACTGGATATACTCCCGACCGCGCGAGGTGGAAAACCTGCTTTCTTCCATGTCTGTGCAGGAGCAGGCGCAGGAAATCCTGAGCATGCCCTTGCGTTGCAAAGTGGATGCGCTGACCTTGTGCGAACGCGCCGAGGAAGTCATTCAATTGTTGCCGGAAGAGGAAGTGTATCAGATGGTCAAAGAGAAGGGCGAGTCGGACTCGCTGGCGGTGCTTGCGATCGCGACCCCGGATCAGTTGCAGTTCATGTTCGACGTGGAATGGTGGCAGGGCGACAAGTTCAAACCGGATCGGGCCATGGAATGGGTGGAGATTCTGGATCAGGCGGAGGAGTCCAAATTCATGGAATGGATTCTGACCGAAGAGTTCGAGCAGAAGGTCATGCTCATGCAATCCCTGATCAAGGTGTACAAGCAGGACGAGATGACGGATTCCTATGAGGGCGTGGAAGGATTGGATCATTTCTCGCCGGACGGGGTTTACGATATTTTCTTCAAGACGGAAGACTATAGCGCGATCAAGAAAGCGATTTTGCGTTTGCGTGAAGCGGAAGAAGGGGTTTATTTTTCCTTGATGGAAGCGGTGATCTGGTATCCCGTCACGCAGACGGTGGAACGCGCTTACCATTGGCGTCAGGTGCGCTCAAGCGCGCACGGCATCCCTGAGTTTGAAGAGGCGATCCAGGTTTACAGCGCGCTCAAGCCGGAAGCTTTGCGGGAACCGGCGCCGGACGCCTCGCATTTTGAACGAAGCGACGCTTACCTGCCCCCGGCGTATCCTTTGATCGACGGGGGGGACCATTCGTTCTACAAACAATGCCTGGGCGTGATGAAAGCGGGCAGTCGTTTCGATGCGATTCGCTGGGAGATGGTTTACCTGGGCAACAAGGTCATGGTGGCGGATCAGTTGGACGCTTCGGATGCGGAGTCGCGCAAGAAAGTTCTTCAGAAAGTCATGGGCTACGTCAATATCGGTCTGCAACTGGGGGCTGAAGGTGATCCGGAAAAAGGCGCGCGCATATTGGAAAAAACCTGGTTGCAACCTTTGTTTCAGGTCGGTTACGAACGATTGTTTCAACTCAAGGCGAAGGCGCAACAGTTGATCAGCGAGCGCGGCAAGGCGCTGGAATATCTCATGCCGCCGGTGGACAAGGAGCGGATCGCGGCCCTGATGGGACGCTTCCCGCAAATCTGGAGTCTGGAAACGGTCGATACAGCGATTGACTGGCGCGATTTTCAAGACCTTGAGGAAGTTGTGGCAATGGAAGACTTTCTGGATCGACAACGATTTCATGCGCGCCTGGCATCTACGGTTTTGTCGCTGAATGAAATTGGGCTGGAGCAATTGACTCAGGACTCGACCTTTCCTGAAAGCAAGGACGCGATGAATATCGTCTGCATCGTCTCGACGGCGCTTGCGGGTCATATCCTGTATCAAGGGGTGCAATGCGAGCCGCTTGCCGATAGCGCGGCGCGGAGTTTTTTGAAGATGTTCTTTCTGCCGAATGTGTATCAGGGCGACGCGAAAGAGCCGAACCCGGATTTGATCGCGAGTTTTAAGGAAGCCTTGCAGAATCAACCGATGGCCTGGGTCGATAGCGACAAGCGTTACCTTGATGAGTTGTTGGATTTTTGTGTT
This window of the Candidatus Nitrohelix vancouverensis genome carries:
- a CDS encoding class I SAM-dependent rRNA methyltransferase, whose product is MIKIEVSRAMQNKIRKGWPWVFDYQIVQQSGRGVAGDLGVVYDSQNKFLAIGLYDPDSPLRLSILQSRKPTSIDAAFFRRQLQTARERRLPLLEQETNGCRWIHGEGDGFPGLVLDGYADTGVLKIYSAAWFPHMETLRSLIEEIFKFKRCVLRLSRNLQDRESLSKYDFIEGQMLFGPAVQGAVLFKENGLVFECDPVRGQKTGFFLDQRDNRARVKQLAKGKSVLNVFSYSGAFSVYAFSGDCRSVLEIDLNRFALDASRRNCLHNFDESILKAKGLEQMEGDAYEALSELQAQKRTFDLVILDPPAFARSKSQAPKALAAYSRLSQLGCAVTAPGGVLIAASCSKPVGGDEFFQAVLNGAEGRVTAELERTGHALDHPAPFAECEYLKAIYLKLS
- the pgeF gene encoding peptidoglycan editing factor PgeF, producing the protein MITFKILEEEKKILHGTSLRESYAQSGSTRRYKKIDSDAPRLAKQRESFCNDIYDAKRGTFFLMKQVHGDAIYFLKNEDNDPMATREICADAIVTHLVERPVGVLTADCIPVLVFDPKLKICAAIHAGRKGSGLRIFYKTVRAMQKEYGCASKSLIAAIGPGICGACYEVEEDCLQAFKDNFDDWTRLAKRQTNGKFLLDLVQANREDALEAGILEDRLSLSGHCTACRTDMFYSYRKEGATGRLLTAAMLLTD